In the genome of bacterium, one region contains:
- a CDS encoding NUDIX hydrolase: MDENKIWAVTIKGLVFNEEGKLLLLQEPDGMWELPGGRVEHGEEFAQTLTREIMEEMGVECEIIDQQPHWAWPEHLVNLQRWRVVLGFRINLKSFEFIKSDECAGSAYFDKQGLIDLGDKLWAKGIIRFL; the protein is encoded by the coding sequence ATGGACGAAAATAAAATCTGGGCGGTCACAATTAAGGGTCTCGTATTTAACGAAGAGGGTAAGTTGTTACTTCTTCAGGAACCTGATGGAATGTGGGAATTGCCCGGTGGGCGTGTTGAACACGGCGAAGAATTCGCGCAAACACTTACGCGAGAAATTATGGAAGAAATGGGTGTTGAGTGTGAGATTATTGATCAACAACCTCATTGGGCTTGGCCTGAACACCTGGTTAATCTTCAGAGGTGGAGAGTTGTGCTTGGGTTTCGAATTAATTTGAAATCGTTCGAATTTATTAAATCTGATGAATGTGCAGGCTCGGCCTACTTTGATAAACAGGGTCTTATTGATTTGGGTGATAAGTTGTGGGCGAAGGGAATTATTAGGTTTCTTTAG
- the uppS gene encoding polyprenyl diphosphate synthase: MSNAEIKSTEQEIILPRHVAITPDGNRRWAKNNGKSNIEGHEEGTRVFKKILKHASARNVEYVSMWGMSLDNFVKRNPAEVAGLLNLFRKEFKDLANDEDIHRNKVHVNVLGRWQEKFPFPVRGAVQEAIDATKDYSKLFLNIFLAYSGTDEMLQAVRTIAEKAKDAKSKLLITPELLKQSLFTKDLPPVDLLIRTGGEPHLSAGFMMWDCADSQLFFTEKYWPDFTTGDFDEALAEYATRGRRFGK; this comes from the coding sequence ATGAGCAACGCGGAAATTAAGTCAACAGAGCAAGAAATAATACTTCCGCGTCACGTGGCAATTACCCCTGACGGAAATCGTCGTTGGGCGAAAAATAACGGAAAAAGTAATATTGAAGGTCACGAAGAGGGTACTAGGGTTTTCAAAAAGATCCTCAAGCACGCATCAGCGCGCAATGTTGAGTATGTTTCGATGTGGGGGATGTCTCTAGATAATTTTGTAAAACGGAACCCCGCGGAAGTGGCGGGTTTGTTGAATCTGTTTCGCAAAGAATTTAAGGATTTGGCGAATGATGAAGATATTCATCGTAATAAAGTGCATGTCAACGTGCTTGGACGTTGGCAGGAAAAGTTTCCTTTTCCGGTGCGGGGCGCAGTGCAGGAAGCAATTGATGCAACAAAAGATTACAGTAAATTGTTTTTGAATATCTTTCTGGCTTATAGTGGCACCGATGAAATGTTGCAAGCGGTTCGTACTATCGCTGAAAAAGCGAAGGATGCCAAGTCGAAACTATTAATCACGCCGGAACTTTTAAAACAAAGTTTATTTACCAAAGATTTGCCACCGGTGGATTTGTTGATTCGCACGGGCGGGGAACCGCATTTGTCGGCCGGTTTTATGATGTGGGATTGCGCAGATTCCCAACTTTTCTTTACGGAAAAATATTGGCCGGATTTTACCACGGGTGATTTTGACGAAGCGCTGGCCGAGTACGCGACCCGCGGTCGTCGGTTTGGAAAATGA
- a CDS encoding aromatic amino acid transport family protein, with protein MNRTLRAYAIYTGGMIGVGIFGIPFALMRSGAWPTLITGAVVIVVTFMIHLFAVEVILMAKGRRQLPGYIGLYLGKKGKVLETIASVGGSVGALLAYLIVGGSFLVLFLSHFVVITPITATLIYFVCAASIVLWGKQGHPVVHMVIYGLFVVVLLLLIWFSVSLFSVQNIPIFGNGQLTPFLLPYGVLLFAFWGVALTPELVEITQGNRTIIRRALVYGFATALISYVIFSTLIVGIGGVNTTEDAIGGLRNFGAVGEVVILFGALFGVLTTFSSFLAVGRTLKRTMIYDFKFSNLGAWAIAMGLPLFLFVAGVNSFVKVLGVTGAVFLGLEGILVIAAYWVANFSSSKRSNTFASRKLLFIFGLLLAVGVVVEILRVLRIF; from the coding sequence ATGAACAGAACATTAAGAGCTTACGCGATTTATACCGGCGGAATGATCGGGGTGGGAATTTTCGGAATTCCTTTTGCTTTGATGCGGTCGGGCGCTTGGCCGACGCTGATCACCGGTGCTGTCGTGATTGTCGTGACATTTATGATTCACTTGTTTGCCGTCGAGGTGATTTTGATGGCAAAAGGGCGACGACAACTGCCCGGTTATATTGGTTTGTATCTTGGAAAAAAAGGAAAAGTTTTGGAAACAATCGCTAGCGTTGGCGGTTCCGTGGGCGCGCTTTTAGCCTACTTGATTGTGGGCGGTTCGTTTTTGGTATTGTTCTTGTCGCATTTCGTAGTGATCACGCCCATTACGGCTACATTGATATATTTTGTCTGTGCTGCTTCGATTGTGCTTTGGGGTAAGCAGGGTCATCCGGTAGTGCATATGGTTATTTACGGCCTATTCGTGGTCGTGTTGCTGTTGTTGATTTGGTTTTCCGTCAGTTTGTTTTCCGTTCAGAATATTCCGATTTTTGGTAATGGACAGCTTACGCCATTTCTTTTACCATATGGTGTTTTACTCTTTGCGTTTTGGGGCGTGGCGCTGACGCCAGAGTTGGTGGAAATAACGCAAGGTAACAGAACAATTATTCGGCGGGCGCTAGTTTATGGGTTTGCGACGGCGTTAATCAGTTACGTTATTTTTTCAACGTTGATTGTTGGGATCGGTGGCGTAAATACGACCGAAGATGCAATCGGCGGGTTGCGGAATTTTGGCGCGGTGGGCGAAGTAGTGATTTTGTTTGGCGCTTTATTCGGCGTTTTAACCACTTTTTCTTCATTCTTGGCGGTGGGGAGAACCTTGAAACGCACAATGATTTATGATTTCAAATTTTCCAATTTGGGCGCTTGGGCGATTGCGATGGGATTACCACTGTTTCTTTTTGTCGCCGGCGTAAACAGTTTTGTGAAAGTATTGGGCGTGACGGGTGCGGTGTTCTTGGGTCTGGAAGGAATTTTGGTGATCGCTGCGTATTGGGTGGCAAATTTTAGTTCTTCAAAAAGGAGTAATACTTTTGCGAGCCGAAAATTATTGTTTATATTTGGGTTGTTGTTGGCTGTTGGAGTGGTGGTGGAAATACTGCGAGTGTTACGGATATTTTAA
- a CDS encoding CAP domain-containing protein, whose translation MSQSIVQKACLHSVGLVVPVKHNKYRPYLLRHPVLATLSFLLIATKVATIGIFALTPETAYLSTITSPFLIELTNNARRDASIPSLTPNGLLQRSAQKKGEDMLKNDYFAHTSPAGATPWKWFDVAGYDYVYAGENLAIDFSTAEGVHEAWMNSPGHRANILNPRYRDIGIAVVSGEFQGRTTTIIVQHFGSLTTEISKAPTATLPINTATPGPVDKLIKPQPTKTPAIIPPASAINTPLPIPEILEPTEGQLLPSGAATVRGKSADGTTVELALDGKKAGSYFTANGIFSGNFKLPGEIQKEAKLTVFARMEDRVSKLSPERHVKIDTRGPSISPDSAILLPDPNGDVTSIMLVIPIFGATKSASVIIDGKETPLSVTGSVATGKISTASSTSRFTVRAEDSYGRVKSSVVSPLQKYQISPPTAEEKTAQAKINAFAERARELSIMLVYVLALLLAVNILIHIRIQHLDLIIHALLVIAMITLLFLIT comes from the coding sequence ATGTCCCAATCGATTGTGCAAAAGGCCTGTCTGCATTCCGTTGGTTTAGTCGTCCCTGTCAAACACAATAAATATCGCCCTTACTTATTACGCCACCCCGTACTGGCAACTTTAAGTTTTTTACTGATCGCCACAAAGGTTGCCACCATTGGAATTTTTGCCCTCACCCCGGAAACAGCATATCTTTCCACAATTACATCACCATTTCTAATCGAACTCACCAATAACGCACGTCGCGATGCCAGTATTCCTTCCCTAACACCCAATGGGCTCTTACAACGATCCGCCCAAAAAAAAGGTGAGGATATGTTAAAAAATGATTACTTTGCGCACACAAGTCCAGCGGGCGCAACGCCATGGAAATGGTTTGATGTTGCTGGCTACGATTACGTATACGCTGGAGAGAATTTAGCAATCGATTTTAGTACCGCCGAAGGTGTCCATGAAGCATGGATGAATAGTCCCGGCCACCGCGCCAACATTCTCAATCCTCGATACCGCGATATTGGTATTGCAGTTGTAAGTGGAGAATTTCAAGGAAGAACGACAACCATTATTGTCCAACATTTTGGTTCTCTCACTACTGAAATATCAAAGGCACCCACCGCAACATTACCAATAAACACGGCAACACCTGGGCCGGTTGATAAACTGATCAAACCGCAACCGACGAAGACCCCAGCCATTATTCCACCGGCATCGGCTATCAATACACCATTACCAATTCCGGAAATCCTTGAACCGACCGAAGGACAGCTTCTGCCCAGTGGCGCGGCAACAGTCAGGGGTAAATCAGCCGACGGAACAACTGTTGAATTAGCCTTGGATGGTAAAAAAGCCGGTTCCTATTTTACAGCCAATGGCATATTTAGCGGAAATTTCAAACTACCCGGCGAAATACAAAAAGAAGCCAAGCTTACCGTGTTTGCGCGCATGGAGGACCGAGTGAGCAAATTATCGCCCGAGAGACACGTAAAAATCGACACCCGTGGCCCCAGTATCAGTCCGGACAGTGCTATTTTGCTTCCTGATCCAAACGGCGATGTGACATCAATAATGTTGGTTATTCCAATTTTTGGCGCCACAAAAAGCGCCAGTGTGATTATTGACGGTAAAGAAACACCATTATCGGTTACCGGTTCGGTTGCGACAGGCAAGATTTCCACGGCCAGCTCGACAAGTCGCTTTACGGTCCGCGCCGAGGATAGTTATGGACGAGTTAAATCATCCGTTGTTTCTCCATTACAGAAATACCAAATTAGCCCGCCCACCGCGGAAGAAAAAACGGCGCAGGCAAAAATAAACGCTTTTGCCGAAAGAGCACGAGAACTTTCAATTATGCTTGTTTATGTCCTGGCCTTACTGCTTGCCGTCAATATTCTCATCCACATCCGCATCCAACACTTAGACCTAATCATCCACGCGTTACTGGTTATTGCAATGATAACGCTCCTGTTTTTGATAACATGA